Proteins encoded together in one Triticum dicoccoides isolate Atlit2015 ecotype Zavitan chromosome 7B, WEW_v2.0, whole genome shotgun sequence window:
- the LOC119337835 gene encoding protein FAR1-RELATED SEQUENCE 1-like isoform X2 — protein sequence MTSTQRSESANHMLKNYVPPACPMNVFVKQYGKLQYDREQEEGFQEKRTRLGGAVIKSNLPIERYASKIYTRTMFEMFGRVLYVAGYYNVEELEPKKRYAAIHGDPEKRDPWFKNKYEVVISDDQTKYTCECGRYEHMGMICCHILKVMIILDVKKIPKAHIMKRWTVDARDVLPDHIKHYQRDMGPPDAMTFRHSAMYITALEIVHLGDSNPDAFESVMSGLCELKQKAMGLSVTKDGLSVVEKSKASSMTNSVGSRASCKTMKTKRPSVSKEMVSKSSGVNPLEPSSNGHAEVTSKEVILAPERRLKRGYPSTARAKAPYEDSQKRTRFCSVCRGKGHKSTTYPQRGDMPVKPRKEPLCSNCKVAGHRKNNCSKKMKQHTLWQLSCEPKNGTT from the exons ATGACAAGCACGCAAAGGAGCGAGAGTGCAAACCACATGCTTAAAAATTATGTCCCACCAGCTTGCCCAATGAATGTTTTCGTTAAGCAGTATGGCAAGTTACAATATGACAGGGAACAGGAGGAAGGTTTTCAAGAGAAGAGAACAAGGCTG GGTGGGGCTGTTATTAAATCAAATCTCCCAATAGAGCGCTATGCAAGCAAGATTTATACCAGAACAATGTTTGAGATGTTTGGAAGGGTCCTTTATGTAGCTGGTTACTACAATGTTGAAGAGTTAGAACCAAAAAAAAGATATGCCGCCATACATGGAGATCCGGAGAAAAGGGATCCATGGTTCAAGAATAAGTATGAGGTGGTTATATCTGATGACCAAACAAAGTACACTTGCGAGTGTGGAAGATATGAGCACATGGGGATGATATGCTGTCATATACTAAAG GTTATGATAATACTTGATGTGAAGAAAATCCCTAAAGCACATATAATGAAGAGATGGACAGTAGATGCTCGTGATGTTTTGCCAGATCATATAAAGCATTACCAACGAGACATGGGGCCACCTGATGCAATGACATTCAGGCATTCTGCCATGTACATAACTGCATTGGAGATTGTTCATCTTGGCGACAGTAATCCAGATGCTTTCGAGTCGGTTATGAGTGGACTGTgtgaattaaaacagaaagcaaTGGGATTAAGTGTGACCAAGGATGGACTAAGTGTGGTTGAGAAGTCGAAGGCATCTAGCATGACAAACTCTGTGGGTTCAAGGGCATCTTGCAAAACAATGAAGACCAAGCGGCCAAGCGTTTCGAAGGAAATGGTTTCAAAATCATCTGGCGTGAATCCTCTGGAACCAAGCTCCAATGGACATGCTGAAGTGACTTCAAAAGAAGTTATTTTAGCTCCGGAAAGAAGACTGAAGAGAGGGTACCCAAGCACAGCACGCGCAAAAGCGCCTTACGAAGATTCACAAAAGCGAACCCGTTTTTGTAGTGTTTGTCGAGGAAAAGGACACAAGAGTACAACATATCCGCAGAGGGGTGATATGCCAGTTAAACCACGCAAAGAACCACTTTGTAGCAATTGCAAGGTTGCTGGCCATAGGAAGAACAACTGCTCTAAGAAGATG
- the LOC119337835 gene encoding protein FAR1-RELATED SEQUENCE 1-like isoform X1 — MTSTQRSESANHMLKNYVPPACPMNVFVKQYGKLQYDREQEEGFQEKRTRLGGAVIKSNLPIERYASKIYTRTMFEMFGRVLYVAGYYNVEELEPKKRYAAIHGDPEKRDPWFKNKYEVVISDDQTKYTCECGRYEHMGMICCHILKVMIILDVKKIPKAHIMKRWTVDARDVLPDHIKHYQRDMGPPDAMTFRHSAMYITALEIVHLGDSNPDAFESVMSGLCELKQKAMGLSVTKDGLSVVEKSKASSMTNSVGSRASCKTMKTKRPSVSKEMVSKSSGVNPLEPSSNGHAEVTSKEVILAPERRLKRGYPSTARAKAPYEDSQKRTRFCSVCRGKGHKSTTYPQRGDMPVKPRKEPLCSNCKVAGHRKNNCSKKMVSFMEGMTFPGVSAIGVEELD, encoded by the exons ATGACAAGCACGCAAAGGAGCGAGAGTGCAAACCACATGCTTAAAAATTATGTCCCACCAGCTTGCCCAATGAATGTTTTCGTTAAGCAGTATGGCAAGTTACAATATGACAGGGAACAGGAGGAAGGTTTTCAAGAGAAGAGAACAAGGCTG GGTGGGGCTGTTATTAAATCAAATCTCCCAATAGAGCGCTATGCAAGCAAGATTTATACCAGAACAATGTTTGAGATGTTTGGAAGGGTCCTTTATGTAGCTGGTTACTACAATGTTGAAGAGTTAGAACCAAAAAAAAGATATGCCGCCATACATGGAGATCCGGAGAAAAGGGATCCATGGTTCAAGAATAAGTATGAGGTGGTTATATCTGATGACCAAACAAAGTACACTTGCGAGTGTGGAAGATATGAGCACATGGGGATGATATGCTGTCATATACTAAAG GTTATGATAATACTTGATGTGAAGAAAATCCCTAAAGCACATATAATGAAGAGATGGACAGTAGATGCTCGTGATGTTTTGCCAGATCATATAAAGCATTACCAACGAGACATGGGGCCACCTGATGCAATGACATTCAGGCATTCTGCCATGTACATAACTGCATTGGAGATTGTTCATCTTGGCGACAGTAATCCAGATGCTTTCGAGTCGGTTATGAGTGGACTGTgtgaattaaaacagaaagcaaTGGGATTAAGTGTGACCAAGGATGGACTAAGTGTGGTTGAGAAGTCGAAGGCATCTAGCATGACAAACTCTGTGGGTTCAAGGGCATCTTGCAAAACAATGAAGACCAAGCGGCCAAGCGTTTCGAAGGAAATGGTTTCAAAATCATCTGGCGTGAATCCTCTGGAACCAAGCTCCAATGGACATGCTGAAGTGACTTCAAAAGAAGTTATTTTAGCTCCGGAAAGAAGACTGAAGAGAGGGTACCCAAGCACAGCACGCGCAAAAGCGCCTTACGAAGATTCACAAAAGCGAACCCGTTTTTGTAGTGTTTGTCGAGGAAAAGGACACAAGAGTACAACATATCCGCAGAGGGGTGATATGCCAGTTAAACCACGCAAAGAACCACTTTGTAGCAATTGCAAGGTTGCTGGCCATAGGAAGAACAACTGCTCTAAGAAGATGGTAAGTTTCATGGAAGGGATGACTTTTCCTGGTGTGTCAGCTATAGGTGTT